ATTGAAGAAGATTGCTTATGTTGTAGACCCAAAAGATAATGTAGCAACAATAATTAGTGATGAAGTAAAAGAAGGAATGAAAATTCCAGTGGAAGTTGACGGAGCGAAATTAGAAATCGAAGTACGAGCTGATATTCCCTACGGACACAAAATAGCCATCAGACCCATTAAGAAGGGGGAGACTATCTGGAAATACGGTTTAAGTATAGGAAGGGCCACCGAAGACATTGAAGTAGGTGACCATGTTCATGTACACAACATAGAACCTCTTAGGGGTCGTGGTGACTTGGCAAAAAAGCAAAAGGAGGGAATATGTTGTGAGTAAATGGTACGGCTATTATCGACCTGATGGGCAAGTTGGGGCCAGGAATTATTTATTGATTTTATCAGCGACCATATATGCAAACAGTGTGGTTGAAAGAGTAGCCAATACAATTGAAGGTGCTATTCCTATCACGCATCATTTAGGTCGCTGCCAGACAAAGTCCGACCTCAAAATGACTTTTGATGTTTTATGTGGTATGGCCAAGAACCCAAACGTTGGGGGAGTAGTTATAGTAGATCATTTTAGAGAAGAACTTTGCAATATTGATGACATGGCCCATGAGATTTCCAAATCAGGTAAGCCTGTTGAAACGGTGAATATTAGGGCAGCAGGTGGTGCCATAAATGCCACTACTGAGGCTATACGTAAAGCCATGTACTTGGCAAGGGAACTTTCGACATACAAGAGGGAAGAAGCAGATATGTCCCAATTTTTATTTGGTCTCAATTGTGGGACTTCCGATACTACTTCGGGCATAGCATCTAATCCTGCACTTGGACTTTGTTCTGATAGAATTATCAGGGAAGGCGGGCGTTCAATACTGGCTGAGTTTCCTGAATTAATGGGAGCAGAGCCGTGGCTGACTTCGAGGGCAGTAAACAAGGAAGTAGCAGATAAGATAGAAAAAATGATTAAAGAATATGAAGAAAGAATACTTGCCACAGGAGAAGACATTCGCGGATCTCAACCTACGGGAGATAATATAGCGGGGGGTCTTAGTACAATAGAAGAGAAATCACTTGGTGGAGCCAAGAAGAGCGGTAGCGCTCCTATTCAGGATGTAGTATTTTATGCAGAGACTCCTGGGAAAGAACCAGGTGTATACCTCATGTATACTCCGGGACACGGTTCGGAGTCAATTACCGGGATTGCTGCAGCAGGTGCTCAGGTATTGGTATTTTCCACCGGTGGAGGACATACAATAGCTAATC
This Calderihabitans maritimus DNA region includes the following protein-coding sequences:
- a CDS encoding UxaA family hydrolase; protein product: MSKWYGYYRPDGQVGARNYLLILSATIYANSVVERVANTIEGAIPITHHLGRCQTKSDLKMTFDVLCGMAKNPNVGGVVIVDHFREELCNIDDMAHEISKSGKPVETVNIRAAGGAINATTEAIRKAMYLARELSTYKREEADMSQFLFGLNCGTSDTTSGIASNPALGLCSDRIIREGGRSILAEFPELMGAEPWLTSRAVNKEVADKIEKMIKEYEERILATGEDIRGSQPTGDNIAGGLSTIEEKSLGGAKKSGSAPIQDVVFYAETPGKEPGVYLMYTPGHGSESITGIAAAGAQVLVFSTGGGHTIANPIMPTIKITGNKKSWEKMQDTVDLDLSGILEGTLTLEEAGDLIYNEVREVLSGKLTKSEILKERTGFAIHRIGLSI
- a CDS encoding UxaA family hydrolase, translating into MKKIAYVVDPKDNVATIISDEVKEGMKIPVEVDGAKLEIEVRADIPYGHKIAIRPIKKGETIWKYGLSIGRATEDIEVGDHVHVHNIEPLRGRGDLAKKQKEGICCE